In a genomic window of Magnolia sinica isolate HGM2019 chromosome 16, MsV1, whole genome shotgun sequence:
- the LOC131229198 gene encoding RPM1-interacting protein 4-like: MAHVPKFGDWDSENIPYTTYFENARKDKGTGTKMINPNDPEQNPEAFMYVVGASEHESKTRQKHRVESSKTLGTKMINPNDPEQNPEAFMFVVGASEHESKTRQKHRVESSKTLGTKMINPNHPEQNPDAFMFQTRVSNHESETRQTKHVENLHAPESHHAIHAPPFQVTSDKGMHVMKQEHEKHSSREEEDVFHADHRASLDPQRNRNHKNGKSRSGSDKSSSDYSLLKSHRHTERSSQSRTSGEGSNSYTPSLNTRVNEIPQRIASVPKFGSWDETDPRSGDGFTVIFNKVKEEKQNAKSRFSTVAETTLHPNSGHKNNGRSPSRSKKCCGLF, from the exons ATGGCt CACGTCCCGAAGTTCGGTGATTGGGACAGCGAAAACATTCCTTACACCACCTACTTTGAGAATGCACGCAAAGACAAAGGCACCGGAACAAAGATGATAAACCCAAATGATCCCGAGCAAAACCCAGAAGCCTTCATGTATGTGGTTGGGGCATCAGAACATGAAAGCAAGACAAGGCAAAAGCACCGAGTAGAAAGTTCAAAAACTCTCGGAACAAAGATGATAAACCCAAATGATCCCGAACAAAACCCAGAAGCCTTCATGTTTGTGGTTGGGGCATCAGAACATGAAAGCAAGACAAGGCAAAAGCACCGTGTAGAAAGTTCGAAAACTCTCGGAACAAAGATGATAAACCCAAATCATCCCGAACAAAACCCTGACGCCTTCATGTTCCAGACCAGAGTGTCGAACCATGAAAGCGAAACAAGGCAAACGAAACATGTAGAAAATCTGCATGCTCCCGAGAGTCATCACGCCATTCACGCTCCTCCATTCCAGGTCACTTCTGACAAAGGTATGCATGTCATGAAACAAGAGCATGAGAAACATAGCAGCAGAGAAGAAGAGGATGTATTTCATGCAGATCATAGAGCCTCTCTGGATCCTCAGAGAAATAGAAATCATAAGAACGGAAAGTCCCGGTCTGGAAGTGATAAAAGCAGTTCTGATTATTCACTTCTAAAATCTCACCGCCACACTGAAAGGTCCAGCCAAAGTAGGACTTCTGGTGAAGGTAGCAATAGCTATACACCATCACTGAACACCCGAGTGAATGAAATT CCTCAAAGAATCGCATCAGTGCCCAAATTTGGTTCTTGGGATGAAACAGATCCTAGATCAGGTGACGGGTTTACTGTCATTTTCAACAAGGTGAAAGAAGAGAAGCAAAACGCAAAATCTAGATTCTCGACTGTTGCTGAAACAACCTTGCATCCCAACAGTGGCCACAAAAACAACGGTCGTTCTCCGTCAAGATCAAAG AAATGTTGCGGCCTGTTTTAG